From a region of the Thermosipho melanesiensis BI429 genome:
- the cobM gene encoding precorrin-4 C(11)-methyltransferase: MVYFIGAGPGDPELITLKAYKILQKCDVVIYAGSLVNKEILNFTKKDAKIFDSSKLTLEEIIDIYKKYKEKDIARLHTGDPSIYGAINEQIYFLEEMNIPYEIIPGVSSAFAAAAKIKSELTAPDISQTVIFTRYGKNIPTPENIKELAKHKSTLIIFLSVNYLSEIVETLKTEYPIDTPVKVVYKATWKDEKIIHGTLENITEKAKEIKNTALIFVGEVFKKKDTFSKLYDKNFSHKFRKVKP, encoded by the coding sequence ATGGTTTATTTCATTGGTGCAGGGCCGGGCGATCCTGAACTTATCACCCTTAAAGCATACAAAATTCTTCAAAAATGCGATGTAGTAATATACGCAGGCTCTTTAGTCAACAAAGAAATCTTAAATTTCACAAAAAAAGATGCAAAAATATTTGACAGCTCTAAATTAACTCTTGAAGAGATTATTGATATATACAAAAAATACAAAGAAAAAGATATTGCAAGACTACACACAGGAGATCCTTCCATATATGGTGCAATAAACGAACAAATTTATTTTTTAGAAGAGATGAATATTCCATATGAAATTATTCCAGGGGTAAGTTCTGCTTTTGCAGCGGCCGCAAAGATTAAAAGTGAACTTACAGCTCCAGATATCTCACAAACAGTTATATTCACAAGGTATGGAAAAAATATACCAACCCCGGAAAACATTAAAGAGCTTGCAAAACATAAGTCAACGCTTATTATCTTTTTGAGTGTCAATTATCTCAGTGAAATAGTTGAAACATTAAAAACAGAGTATCCGATAGATACACCTGTAAAAGTTGTTTACAAAGCAACTTGGAAAGATGAAAAAATAATACATGGAACACTTGAAAACATAACAGAAAAAGCAAAAGAAATCAAAAACACCGCCCTTATATTCGTAGGTGAAGTATTCAAGAAAAAAGATACATTTTCAAAACTATACGACAAAAATTTTTCACATAAATTTAGGAAGGTAAAACCATGA
- the cbiG gene encoding cobalt-precorrin 5A hydrolase, which translates to MKIATITLTNNGKCVAEKIRKYIKTDIFTKKDNILPLKDFVKRIFHKYDALILIMATGIVVRTICGFIKDKYTDPAIVVIDEKGKNVISLLSGHVGGANELTLKIAKILNANPVITTATDLNNVPAIDLIAKKYNFEIENKENIKVISSMLVNNEKVDFIVDDYLNIDIKSTVYKNSKAQVYITNKIVNSEKTHVILRPKNIVVGIGCKKDIPFKQLLSELEFCFKKLNLSLKSICTITSAEIKKDEKAIIELSKYLKVPIKFYTLQEIKKIEHLFECSSFVKKTFGICGVSRHSAYLESKGKEMLFHKKNGITISVWRK; encoded by the coding sequence ATGAAGATAGCAACTATTACACTAACAAACAACGGAAAATGTGTTGCTGAAAAGATTAGAAAATACATAAAAACAGATATATTTACTAAAAAAGATAATATATTACCTCTTAAAGATTTCGTCAAAAGGATCTTTCACAAATATGATGCACTCATACTTATTATGGCAACTGGTATAGTAGTAAGAACTATTTGTGGATTTATAAAGGACAAATACACAGATCCTGCAATTGTTGTTATAGACGAAAAAGGAAAAAATGTAATAAGTCTTTTATCTGGACACGTCGGTGGTGCAAACGAACTTACACTAAAAATCGCAAAAATCTTAAATGCAAATCCTGTAATAACCACAGCAACTGATTTAAACAACGTTCCTGCGATAGATTTAATTGCAAAAAAATACAACTTTGAAATTGAAAATAAAGAAAATATAAAAGTTATATCTTCTATGCTCGTTAATAATGAAAAGGTTGATTTCATTGTCGATGATTACTTAAACATAGATATAAAGAGTACTGTATACAAAAATTCCAAAGCACAGGTATACATAACAAACAAAATAGTAAATAGTGAAAAAACACATGTAATATTAAGGCCAAAAAATATAGTAGTAGGTATAGGTTGTAAAAAAGATATTCCCTTTAAGCAATTATTATCCGAATTAGAATTTTGTTTCAAAAAACTAAATTTATCACTAAAAAGTATATGCACCATTACATCGGCAGAAATAAAGAAAGATGAAAAAGCGATAATAGAATTATCAAAATACCTAAAAGTTCCAATAAAATTCTATACTTTACAAGAAATAAAAAAAATAGAACACTTATTTGAATGTTCTAGTTTTGTAAAAAAAACATTTGGAATATGTGGCGTTTCAAGACACAGCGCTTATCTTGAAAGTAAAGGAAAAGAAATGCTATTCCACAAAAAAAATGGGATTACCATATCAGTTTGGAGGAAGTAA